The Populus trichocarpa isolate Nisqually-1 chromosome 18, P.trichocarpa_v4.1, whole genome shotgun sequence genomic interval AAAGATTCAGTCTTGCAAACTGATCACTTACTTTTGCTAGTGACATCTTCATTAGAACTTGATAAGCCATATTCAGACTCCAGCCATTTCCGATGTATTGCAACTTTCCCCTCAATTTCCACTGAACTTTTCATTCCTCGCTCCTCAAGGGATTCACGATACTCAATTAAAGCAACTTCCAAACGTCTCAATTTTTGTCTGCAATATCATGAGCCAAAATCAGACAACGCATATACATGAAATGTGCAATAGTGCAAATTGGTTATGCCAAGGACAGTTATACATGACTGCCCTAAACAGGGACAAAAGGAGGGAGCGGGATGGAAACTCAATGTGACAAACGATGATGTTTCCAAAACCAAATCATTTGAGAAACAAATAGGTATGATGACCACAGAAGAAGTGGGTATGTACCTCTGCTCTTCGTTCATTCCACTATCAGGTTGTGTTGGAATGTTTGCATCAGTTGCGAATTCCATTTCATCTGCCTTACCTTGACCATCACCAGCATTTTCACTTCCAGAAGATGAGTAGCTCAACCCGAGATCCCTAGCACTTCTCTTTTGTTCATCGTCactttcatcatcatctctagcCCATTTAGATGCTGGCAGAACAGGATCGTTCTTCTCTTTCTTAGCAAAGGCTTTTAGTTCAGGTTGCTTAATCAGGAGGGTTGAAGCCACAGATACAGACCCTTTGTTCTGAGATGGCATCTCATCCTCCCCATAAACATTCCACCCTGTCGATCCCACTGGCTCTGCTTCAACATTCATTTCTCTGTGAACACTTGAATATCTACTGGAACTTGAATTGCTCTGAGCAATTTTCAAGTCATCATCTAATTCATATCCCCTTTGTCTTTCTGCCTCTTCCAGGCTCAGCAATCGTGCCACCATCATCTCTCTACCACCAACAAGCGACAATCCATTATGTCTGCAACGTCTTTCCAACTCAGCAAGAGGAAGATTCATTAGCTCCTTCACAGCTGCTCCTTTGCCCATTGCTAATGCAGCATCTTGATTGATCTTTGCCCCTTCAACTGCGTCTTCTGAACtactctttttctctatttcgGGTGCATCACCACATATAGAATGAAAAGGGATCACACCAGAGTTACTAGAACGTAGAAAAGTAGCCCGTAGTCCATTCACATATGCATCTGAAAACAGAAACCAATCTGACCATACTTGCAACACTTTCAGAACCCGTTCCTGTTGAAAGCCATATGAGCTCATATTTAAAGCGcagaaaagataacaaaattggaactgaaaaaaataaattagtattaCAGCTCACCTTAAGGGCCTCAGCAGTAATCCTTCCAGTTATACTACGATACAAGTCATTGAAGCTTTCCATTATGTCAGGTAGAGCAGCTTCAAACTTAGTGCGATATGCAGATGCATTTTTTACAGGAGCACTACTATTATGAAGGATGTCAGAGACAAGCATGAGTCTTGCAACTTTCGTTGGAATGGGAGTTTCTTTAAGTGTCAAAGATTCTGTCAGAACTTCAACTACCTGCAGggcaaaacaaagaaattaagtACAATAACAATCATCAAGATAAATAGCACCAATGCttccattatttatttacttataagATGGATCTCGACATCTCATTTGCAGGTCTAGTTGAAACAATTTGTAGACTAATGACAAagagaacataaaaaaactggATTACATAAAGTGCTTTTTGTGACTTCGATGGAGAACAACAGAAAATGGTGCGCACTCAACCATCAAACAATGTatgaaaaaagataatgaaaacaaaatgcaCTATTATAAGGCTGTACCTCTCCTGCAGCATCAGCATTATCCAAGGAAAAACCCATAGCATCCTTTATCTGACTTCTTTCCAATGTTAATGCACGCAGCATATCCTCAAACTCATCCCTTTGTGGATCAGTCAGTGTTCTTTCAGAGTCAACTCgctgaaaaaattcaatcagTTAAATTAACTCTGCAATTATACAACTTAGGAAAGCTATTCCTACCAGAAAAAAGTAAACATACCCTGCTTCTTCCAGCAGCATATGTACTACCAGACTCCTTTTCATGCTCCGGGCTCTTTGCTGTGGGCAGAGGTGGTGGCACCCatctaaaaaaaggataatgCTATGTTATTCTCCAGTACAACATACCAACATATTCAAAATTTTACACGAGTCCTTCAGAAAAGGCTAGCACAAATAGCCATTGAAATAGTAATAACCTTCCGCTACCAGTTATCATGATAAAAGGCTCTGTTCGCCACCTTTGAAGAGTATCACCCTGCAGGCCAAGCA includes:
- the LOC7465430 gene encoding protein RRC1 — its product is MSSFSITRKKTPFQKHREEEEARKKRAEDETARLYAEFVESFQGDNAPGSKTFVRGGTINPNEKLKIDSKGEKSKDGVSVPKKGSRYVPSFIPPPMASKGKELEKKREEERPKEKEKGKTRNIDHFMEELKHEHEMRERRNQEREHWREGRHNESSAPSSRFDELPDDFDPSGKLPGSFDDVDPQTTNLYVGNLSPQVDENFLLRTFGRFGPIASVKIMWPRTEEERRRQRNCGFVAFMNRVDGQAAKDEMQGVVVYEYELKIGWGKSVALPSQALPAPPPGQMAIRSKEGATVILSGPSGPPVTSVPNQNSELVLTPNVPDIMVAPPEDDHLHHMIDTMALYVLDGGCAFEQAIMQRGRGNPLFNFLFELGSKEHTYYVWRLYSFAQGDTLQRWRTEPFIMITGSGRWVPPPLPTAKSPEHEKESGSTYAAGRSRRVDSERTLTDPQRDEFEDMLRALTLERSQIKDAMGFSLDNADAAGEVVEVLTESLTLKETPIPTKVARLMLVSDILHNSSAPVKNASAYRTKFEAALPDIMESFNDLYRSITGRITAEALKERVLKVLQVWSDWFLFSDAYVNGLRATFLRSSNSGVIPFHSICGDAPEIEKKSSSEDAVEGAKINQDAALAMGKGAAVKELMNLPLAELERRCRHNGLSLVGGREMMVARLLSLEEAERQRGYELDDDLKIAQSNSSSSRYSSVHREMNVEAEPVGSTGWNVYGEDEMPSQNKGSVSVASTLLIKQPELKAFAKKEKNDPVLPASKWARDDDESDDEQKRSARDLGLSYSSSGSENAGDGQGKADEMEFATDANIPTQPDSGMNEEQRQKLRRLEVALIEYRESLEERGMKSSVEIEGKVAIHRKWLESEYGLSSSNEDVTSKKSISSERRDRRSDNHDSSRKRHRNESRSESPQRKLSLRDRERGNDSTGDREGHRERLESERRDRDRREKSGSRELDDHDRSRDRDRRRRVK